Proteins from one Devosia chinhatensis genomic window:
- the ahcY gene encoding adenosylhomocysteinase: protein MTKSATDYSVKDISLADFGRKEISIAEIEMPGLMAIREEYAASQPLKGARIAGSLHMTIQTAVLIETLVALGADVRWVSCNIFSTQDHAAAAIAAAGIPVFAHKGETLEEYWDFTDRMMEWGDGGTPNLILDDGGDATMLVLTGAKAETDPSILDKPGNEEEEIFFATIKKRLARNPGFYSAIRANIKGVSEETTTGVMRLYQLHAKGELPFPAINVNDSVTKSKFDNKYGTRESLVDAIRRGTDVMLAGKVAIVCGYGDVGKGSAESLRGAGARVLVTEVDPICALQAAMEGFEVVTLAEAAPRADIVVTATGNRDVLMVDDMRKLKDMAIVCNIGHFDNEIDVLGLRNFKWTNVKPQVDLIEQPNGNRLILLSEGRLVNLGNATGHPSFVMSASFSNQTLAQIELWTNGATIEKKVHVLPKHLDEKVAELHLAKLGAKLTKLTPVQADYIGVTVDGPFKSGEYRY from the coding sequence ATGACCAAGAGCGCGACCGATTATTCGGTCAAGGACATTTCCCTCGCCGATTTCGGGCGCAAGGAAATCTCCATTGCTGAAATCGAGATGCCGGGCCTGATGGCGATCCGCGAGGAATATGCCGCCAGCCAGCCGCTCAAGGGCGCCCGCATCGCCGGATCGCTGCATATGACGATCCAGACCGCGGTGCTGATCGAGACGCTGGTGGCGCTGGGCGCCGATGTGCGCTGGGTGTCGTGCAACATCTTCTCCACCCAGGATCATGCCGCCGCCGCCATCGCCGCAGCGGGCATTCCCGTCTTTGCGCACAAGGGCGAGACGCTGGAAGAATATTGGGACTTTACCGACCGCATGATGGAATGGGGCGATGGCGGCACGCCGAACCTGATCCTCGATGATGGCGGCGACGCCACCATGCTGGTGCTGACCGGCGCCAAGGCGGAGACCGATCCGTCGATCCTCGACAAGCCGGGCAACGAGGAAGAGGAAATCTTCTTTGCCACGATCAAGAAGCGCCTGGCCCGCAATCCGGGTTTTTATTCGGCGATCCGCGCCAATATCAAAGGCGTGTCGGAAGAGACGACGACAGGCGTGATGCGCCTTTACCAATTGCATGCCAAGGGCGAGCTGCCCTTCCCGGCTATCAACGTCAACGACTCGGTGACCAAGTCGAAGTTCGACAACAAGTATGGCACGCGCGAAAGCCTGGTCGACGCGATCCGGCGCGGCACCGACGTGATGCTGGCCGGCAAGGTCGCCATCGTGTGCGGCTATGGCGATGTGGGCAAGGGCTCGGCGGAATCGCTGCGGGGCGCCGGCGCCCGCGTGCTGGTGACCGAAGTCGACCCGATCTGCGCCCTGCAGGCCGCCATGGAAGGGTTCGAGGTGGTGACCCTGGCCGAGGCCGCACCCCGCGCCGACATCGTGGTGACCGCGACCGGCAATCGCGACGTGCTGATGGTCGATGACATGCGCAAGCTCAAGGACATGGCCATCGTCTGCAATATCGGCCATTTCGACAACGAAATCGACGTGCTCGGCCTGCGCAATTTCAAGTGGACCAATGTCAAGCCGCAGGTCGACCTGATCGAGCAGCCCAATGGCAACCGCCTGATCCTGTTGTCAGAAGGGCGCCTGGTCAATCTGGGCAATGCCACCGGCCATCCGAGCTTTGTGATGTCGGCATCGTTCTCGAACCAGACGCTGGCCCAGATCGAATTGTGGACCAATGGCGCCACGATCGAAAAGAAGGTGCATGTGCTGCCCAAGCACCTGGACGAGAAGGTCGCCGAGCTGCACCTGGCCAAGCTGGGCGCCAAGCTGACCAAGCTGACCCCGGTTCAGGCCGACTATATCGGGGTGACCGTCGACGGCCCGTTCAAGTCGGGCGAATATCGCTACTAA
- a CDS encoding DUF2937 family protein, with the protein MRRLIAGVGGIALAASLSQFPEYAQQYTQRLGGAVDELRVITEDFDRAAQAGGMDRQGALQRYSVSNDTFLAGRGTSMAQTFMRYEQLSATLARIEGAGPLERLQTLPAYLDSDIGQRTLENYRPAMPVTVEGVLYAGAGFILGYLLVSGIVRFCALPFRRRRHGHVYRA; encoded by the coding sequence TTGCGGCGATTGATTGCGGGGGTCGGCGGCATCGCTCTGGCAGCGAGCCTCAGCCAGTTTCCAGAATATGCCCAGCAATATACCCAGCGCCTGGGCGGCGCGGTGGATGAGTTGCGGGTCATCACCGAGGATTTCGACCGGGCGGCGCAGGCCGGCGGCATGGACCGGCAAGGTGCGCTGCAACGGTACAGCGTTTCGAACGACACGTTCCTGGCCGGGCGCGGGACGAGCATGGCGCAGACCTTCATGCGCTACGAGCAGCTCAGCGCGACGCTGGCGCGGATAGAGGGCGCCGGCCCGCTGGAGCGGCTGCAAACGCTGCCGGCCTATCTCGACAGCGATATCGGCCAGCGCACGCTGGAAAATTACCGCCCCGCCATGCCGGTAACGGTGGAAGGCGTGCTCTATGCCGGCGCCGGCTTCATCCTGGGCTATCTGCTGGTCTCGGGCATCGTGCGGTTCTGCGCCCTGCCCTTTCGCCGGCGGCGCCATGGCCATGTCTACCGGGCGTGA
- a CDS encoding GrpB family protein, which produces MNDGVILADYDPAWARRFTIEQDRLRAVLEPEPLTIAHIGSTAIIGLAAKPVIDILIHVADRAQALASIPAVEALGYANVPNYVDPHRVVLIKRRADGERTHHVHVHSDADEVRRHLMFRDRLRTDPVALADYAALKRDLAQRFPADRAAYSKHKTAFIDAMVLGMGGPARKTPWNP; this is translated from the coding sequence GTGAACGATGGCGTGATCCTTGCGGATTACGACCCTGCCTGGGCCAGACGTTTCACCATTGAGCAGGACCGGCTGCGCGCGGTTCTAGAACCCGAGCCGCTGACCATCGCGCATATCGGCTCGACCGCGATCATCGGCCTGGCCGCAAAACCGGTCATCGACATCCTGATCCATGTTGCAGACCGCGCGCAGGCGCTGGCCTCGATCCCGGCGGTCGAAGCGCTGGGCTATGCCAATGTGCCCAATTATGTCGATCCGCACCGGGTGGTGCTGATCAAGCGCCGCGCGGACGGGGAGCGGACGCATCATGTGCATGTGCACAGCGACGCCGACGAAGTGCGACGGCACCTGATGTTCCGCGATCGCCTGCGGACCGACCCGGTCGCCCTTGCCGATTACGCCGCGCTCAAGCGGGATCTGGCGCAGCGCTTCCCCGCGGACCGGGCGGCCTATTCCAAGCACAAGACCGCCTTTATCGACGCGATGGTGCTGGGCATGGGCGGGCCGGCGCGCAAGACACCCTGGAACCCCTGA
- a CDS encoding HPr family phosphocarrier protein: protein MDASRAVAQQLTIVNRKGLHARASARFVRTAECFDANISVIKDGTSVAGNSIMGLMMLGAGPGATILVQASGKQAREALEAITELVNNGFDEDVDGAEA from the coding sequence ATGGATGCGAGCAGGGCGGTTGCCCAGCAATTAACCATCGTCAACCGCAAGGGCCTGCATGCGCGGGCTTCAGCCCGCTTCGTGCGTACGGCTGAATGTTTCGACGCCAATATCAGCGTGATCAAGGACGGCACCTCGGTGGCGGGAAATTCCATCATGGGGCTGATGATGCTGGGGGCGGGCCCCGGCGCCACGATTTTGGTTCAGGCGAGTGGCAAGCAGGCACGCGAAGCGCTCGAAGCGATCACCGAACTGGTCAATAACGGCTTTGACGAGGACGTGGACGGGGCCGAGGCGTGA
- a CDS encoding PTS sugar transporter subunit IIA, with protein MIGLVLVTHGALADEFKLAMEHVVGPQEQIETIAIGPEDNAEARREDILKAIDRADSGDGVIILTDMFGGTPSNLAISVMQNRHIEVIAGVNLPMLVKLGRVRGEMSMEDAVNIAQEAGKKYITVANAVLGGAS; from the coding sequence ATGATCGGATTGGTTCTGGTGACCCACGGCGCGCTTGCCGACGAATTCAAGCTGGCCATGGAACATGTGGTGGGACCGCAGGAGCAGATCGAGACCATTGCCATCGGTCCCGAAGACAATGCCGAAGCGCGCCGCGAGGACATCCTCAAGGCTATCGACCGTGCCGATAGTGGCGACGGCGTCATCATCCTGACCGACATGTTCGGCGGCACGCCCTCGAACCTGGCAATCTCGGTGATGCAGAACCGCCATATCGAGGTGATCGCAGGCGTAAACCTGCCCATGCTGGTCAAGCTCGGACGCGTGCGCGGCGAGATGAGCATGGAAGATGCGGTCAACATTGCCCAGGAGGCGGGCAAGAAATACATCACCGTTGCCAATGCGGTCCTGGGTGGAGCCAGCTGA
- a CDS encoding HPr kinase/phosphorylase: MSKPQNMHGTGLVLGDTGILLRGPSGAGKSVLSMALLDRWEGRGQKAFLVADDRVDIRDDGDFLTMLAPPQLAGLIELRGRGIVSRPHVESARLHLVIDLVPELMRLVEEEELQTELFGHDVPRAPVPQAGIVSLGHQELLVVEAVRASLEAAKT, translated from the coding sequence ATGAGCAAGCCACAAAACATGCACGGGACCGGATTGGTCCTGGGCGATACGGGAATATTGCTGCGCGGCCCATCCGGTGCGGGAAAATCCGTTTTGTCGATGGCCTTGCTGGATCGCTGGGAAGGCCGGGGGCAAAAGGCGTTCCTGGTTGCGGACGACCGCGTGGATATCCGCGACGACGGCGATTTCCTGACCATGCTGGCGCCGCCGCAACTGGCCGGACTGATCGAATTGCGTGGGCGGGGCATCGTTTCCCGGCCGCATGTCGAGAGCGCCAGGCTGCATCTGGTCATCGACCTCGTCCCCGAATTGATGCGTCTTGTGGAAGAAGAAGAGCTGCAGACAGAGCTTTTCGGACATGACGTGCCGCGCGCTCCGGTGCCCCAGGCCGGCATCGTGAGTCTGGGCCACCAGGAATTGCTGGTGGTCGAGGCGGTGCGCGCAAGCCTGGAAGCCGCAAAGACGTGA
- a CDS encoding sensor histidine kinase has product MASAIASRSNKAQVAVLDPQLDDPDSKRDEPPAGAAKTPGRKRRRFILRPVARVFGAIGRFVNFAIFSSLTRRIVVLNMAGLLVLVVGILYLNQWRAGLIDARVQSLRVQGEIIAAAIAASATVDSDIISINPDRLLNAQGANVSPLSYFDPSLEFPISPERVAPLLRNLITPTRTRARIYDQGGLLILDSDNIYARGEVLRRTIDTSQPSFFLADWWNAIISWAPGDNYPTYQEYQADEGARYPEVASALQGAPADFVRVDSQGQLVVSVAVPVQRLRAIVGAILLSTAPGDIDSVVAQERWSLLRIALIAAGVQIVLSLLLAGTIAGPMRRLSAAAERVQTAGDARAEIPDLTDRPDEIGHLSGALRRMTDALYNRIEAIERFAADVAHELKNPLTSLRSAVETLPLAKRAEDRARLNEIIQHDVKRLDRLITDISSASRLDAELARESAELVDVEKLAEAMVAIQKDMAAGRRVEVVMGKRSGRGSTTISGHESRLAQVFANLIDNAVSFSPEGGTVTVAIGTEGDAITVTVSDEGRGITGDTAKIFQRFYTDRPETESFGNHSGLGLSISKQIVDAHKGTIRAHNRTDRSGAVFTIVLPRARK; this is encoded by the coding sequence ATGGCGTCGGCTATCGCTTCAAGGAGCAATAAGGCACAAGTGGCCGTCCTGGACCCACAACTCGACGATCCCGATAGCAAGAGAGACGAGCCCCCTGCCGGCGCGGCGAAAACGCCCGGCAGGAAAAGGCGACGTTTTATCCTGCGTCCGGTCGCCCGGGTTTTCGGCGCGATCGGACGCTTCGTCAATTTTGCCATTTTTTCCAGCCTGACGCGGCGCATCGTGGTGCTGAACATGGCGGGCCTCTTGGTTCTGGTGGTGGGCATCCTCTACCTCAACCAGTGGCGCGCCGGCCTGATCGATGCCCGGGTGCAATCGCTGCGCGTGCAGGGCGAGATCATCGCCGCGGCCATTGCCGCCTCGGCGACGGTGGACAGCGACATCATCTCGATCAATCCCGACCGCCTGCTGAATGCCCAGGGGGCCAATGTGTCCCCGCTTTCCTATTTCGACCCGAGCCTTGAATTTCCCATCAGCCCGGAGCGGGTGGCGCCGCTGCTGCGCAACCTCATCACTCCCACCCGCACCCGGGCCCGCATCTATGACCAGGGCGGCCTGCTGATCCTGGACAGCGACAATATCTATGCCCGGGGCGAGGTGTTGCGCCGCACCATCGACACCAGCCAGCCGAGCTTTTTCCTGGCCGATTGGTGGAATGCCATCATCTCCTGGGCGCCGGGGGACAATTATCCAACCTATCAGGAATACCAGGCCGATGAAGGCGCGCGTTATCCCGAAGTCGCCTCGGCGCTTCAGGGCGCCCCGGCCGATTTCGTGCGTGTCGACAGCCAGGGACAATTGGTGGTTTCGGTGGCGGTGCCGGTCCAGAGGCTGCGCGCCATAGTGGGGGCGATCCTTTTGTCCACCGCGCCGGGCGATATCGATTCGGTGGTGGCGCAGGAGCGCTGGAGCCTGCTGCGCATCGCCCTGATCGCGGCAGGGGTGCAGATCGTGCTGTCGCTGCTGCTGGCCGGGACCATTGCCGGCCCGATGCGGCGGCTTTCGGCAGCGGCCGAACGGGTACAGACGGCAGGCGATGCGCGCGCGGAAATCCCCGACCTCACCGACCGGCCCGACGAGATCGGTCATCTGTCAGGCGCGCTGCGGCGCATGACCGACGCGCTCTACAACCGCATCGAGGCCATTGAGCGCTTCGCCGCCGACGTGGCCCACGAGCTGAAAAACCCACTGACCTCGCTGCGATCGGCCGTCGAGACGCTGCCGCTGGCAAAGCGGGCGGAGGACCGGGCACGCCTCAACGAAATCATCCAGCACGATGTCAAACGCCTCGACCGGCTGATCACCGACATTTCCAGCGCCAGCCGGCTCGACGCCGAACTGGCGCGCGAGAGCGCCGAGCTGGTCGATGTCGAAAAGCTGGCGGAGGCCATGGTCGCCATCCAGAAGGACATGGCTGCAGGCCGCCGGGTCGAAGTGGTGATGGGCAAGCGCTCGGGACGCGGATCGACGACAATCAGCGGCCACGAGAGCCGGCTGGCGCAGGTCTTTGCCAACCTGATCGACAATGCCGTGTCATTTTCGCCCGAAGGCGGCACCGTGACGGTCGCCATCGGCACCGAGGGCGATGCAATCACCGTGACGGTAAGCGACGAAGGCCGCGGCATCACTGGGGACACCGCCAAGATCTTCCAGCGGTTCTATACCGACCGCCCCGAGACAGAGAGCTTCGGCAATCATTCCGGCCTTGGTCTATCCATCTCCAAACAGATCGTGGATGCCCATAAAGGCACGATCCGGGCGCATAATCGTACCGACCGGTCGGGCGCGGTTTTTACAATTGTATTGCCAAGAGCGCGCAAATAG
- a CDS encoding response regulator transcription factor, whose protein sequence is MPKIALVDDDRNILTSVSLTLEAEGYQVATYTDGASGLEGLTSDKPDLAILDIKMPRMDGMELLRRLRQKSDVPVIFLTSKDEEIDELFGLKMGADDFITKPFSQRLLVERVKAILRRSAPRDPVAAGTGSAEPAPSKALIERGALVMDEERHTCTWKGQRVTLTVTEFLILQALALRPGVVKSRNALMDAAYDDQVYVDDRTIDSHIKRLRKKFKSTDDDFEMIETLYGVGYRFKEQ, encoded by the coding sequence ATGCCAAAAATCGCCCTTGTGGACGATGACCGCAATATTCTCACCTCCGTTTCCCTCACGCTGGAAGCCGAGGGCTACCAGGTTGCCACCTATACCGACGGTGCCTCGGGACTGGAGGGGCTGACCAGCGACAAGCCGGACCTGGCCATTCTCGATATCAAGATGCCGCGCATGGACGGTATGGAATTGCTGCGCCGCCTGCGGCAGAAGTCCGATGTGCCCGTCATCTTCCTCACCTCCAAGGATGAAGAGATCGACGAATTGTTCGGGCTCAAGATGGGCGCCGACGACTTCATCACCAAGCCGTTCAGCCAGCGACTGCTGGTGGAGCGCGTTAAGGCGATCCTGCGCCGTTCGGCACCACGCGACCCCGTCGCGGCGGGCACAGGCAGCGCCGAGCCCGCGCCCAGCAAGGCGCTGATCGAGCGCGGCGCGCTGGTGATGGACGAAGAACGGCATACCTGTACCTGGAAAGGCCAGCGGGTCACGCTCACGGTCACCGAATTCCTCATCCTGCAGGCGCTTGCGCTGCGGCCGGGCGTCGTCAAGTCGCGCAACGCGCTGATGGATGCCGCCTATGACGACCAGGTCTATGTCGACGACCGCACCATCGACAGTCACATCAAGCGGCTGCGCAAGAAGTTCAAGTCAACCGACGACGACTTCGAGATGATCGAGACGCTCTATGGCGTCGGCTATCGCTTCAAGGAGCAATAA